The window AAACTAGTCTTAACGAGCCGCGTTCGAAACTTGAATATTTAAACGagttaagttataattttttaatattcgaCTCTTCAGCTTACGAACATATTCGTTTAGAGTCTCGTTAATGAGCTCGAAAGTATATTCCTTTAGAGACTCGTAAAAATGTTCGTTTAAAAGTTCGTTTATAAACTCGCGAACATATTCTTTTAAAAGCTTGTTTAAtagttattaataaattactatttaatatCCCAAAAAATTTGAAACTATTCACCTAACGCAAAGCCTTTTCTTCTCTATTCGAACTCGTAAACCCAACTAAATAATTAGAGTCAAACTTGAGTTTTAATGTAAAAGTTCGAACCGAACTCGAGCCAAAttgaaactaaatatatatgttaaatgaCCCGAGTTTAAGTTTGAAATTGTTCAAGCTTCACTTGATTTGTTTACAATCCTAAACAACCATATTTTAAGTATCATTATACAGAGAGAGCGGTCAATCCAATGCAAATggttctttaaaaataaaagtaaaataattctCTAATgaatatttctttaaataaatttaatctatcataaattttagttttcttactcatttaaaaagattatttaaattttaaaaattaaaaattggtttgatttaaaaagttttacctttatttttttaaatatactggTAGAATGTTTGTAAATTTTCATGTTAAAGCACAAAATGTGTTATGTTGTTTAGTTCAATTTTTACAATTTACTTGGATATATAATCAATTCGTTTgcttatacaaaattaatataccAATTTACAACTATGCAATTTGCTTAATCGgttaattgtttgattaatcgATTATATATCTATCATATATCATCTAGTTATAGTTATAtaatctttataaatttaaaattcttaaacaaataaattcaaaatagtaAGAGTGactttagttaattaatttaatttaattagttacattgaaaattgatttaatttgaatcattttgttaataaagttattttgtaccttaaatttatcttaaaacgacttaatttgtgtttttaagtttgatttgttcatttttttgaattattatataattcatcaaaaaaaaaaacaataaactaAATAGTAAAtgattaaatgaaattatttaaataatataataatacattagTTAATCAAATTCAGAGAGTTGTGAGGTATTGTTTCACCATTAATAGAgttatactaaaattttaaaatattttttgtttaaattaaaaattttattagttattatatatttgatatgtattttaataaatttaatttttaatataacaattatatttttgaaaattttcatctAATAACTTGTTATAAAGGCTTCAAGGATAGCATTAAATATGTGGAAATCATTTATTTGTCCCcactttcatttaatattttataagataaaaatctttaatattagatttcatatatatttttattacaaatttctGAATTTTTTATTGGTTCCGTTTCCTTTGGCTTTCCGTCAATATTGACTGATATTTTAGGCCCCACACAAGGTATGCTTTAAtgctttattatattatatataacatttgaatcagagaaaattaatatttttttttatttaaaatatatagtataaaattaaattagctgtaatattttcaaatattaattgtaTAGTCACAAAATCAATGTTTTATTTACTAAGAGAatacaaatatgattaaaatttaaaattggattCTAGGCAATAACAACATAGGCAACACTCAACAGTGCTTTTGAATCATTAAAATCTAGTGTCTAAAATGATctttttatctctctaaattaaaaatttatgtaatttaatttttatttatttatctagaTCCATTTAGTAATTATAGAATTACTTCTAGATTATGTTTATTATAAGTTATGCAATAAATTATAATGGTTGTTTGGTagatcaatttattaattatagaatTACTTCTAAACTATGTTTGTTATAAGTTAtgcaataaattataatgattatttgattgattaatatttatatctaaaataatatttaggtattacttctattttaaaaatactataatataGTACCTATTATAATCGTtacaaaatgtataaattttaaaatataataataataataaaaataataaattataactagatatttatttatatttaactggatttaattttataatttaaataataataataaatacttaattacatatttttatttgatttttatattttttatctctataaacaaaaattatattataaaaaattttaaatgtgacaattttatatctaattaaatataattattatttttaaaaactaataatgttaatttaaaaaagaatattcatatatacagttaatttataaaataaatttttattacattattaataaataatatttataactaattacataaattagtgatattattattattaattaatacaacttatgtctgtataatttatttttgaaattaatttataattataccatttaatttcaaatcttattttttataaaaattattattatttatattatttatacaaacaattaatattttttaattatacaaatatttataataatacataaatttttaaaaataattattaaatattaattaatatataaataaattttattatttatataattatataagttaaattataagaaattatatatatataataatttaaaccaTATAagtatttttgattttaaataaacatttatataataattagatgttattttttttatttttaatataaataataatataaattacatatgagataaatattaaaaaaataatttatataaatataaaagtaaaatagtcttttacacctcctactattttttttttatattatctataaaaacacgaaataataaacttaaactTAGATAATTTATTCTCCTAACCAAacacaaataattttgaataatttatacatttttactatttataattttttacaacTTATAATTTTGTATGGAAAAAATTTTAGGGacctaattttaatttctcattatttaaAGCTCTCAAAATTAATTTGGGTAGTATTAAGgtgacattattttaatatactactattttgttctttcaaataatagtaaataaaagTCGATGAaacttagggcttgtttgattaatgaatttttgggataaaactcaatttttatatcaaaattcaaatatcttATCAAccataaaatcaaataattttattatttaaatattaactacctctaattaaatttaatattatttttattaattaccttaaataaaaattaaaacttaatataaatCCAACTTAACTCtccatataattaaatataatatttaaattttaaataatttaaataaataaataattatactagaaaataaatgtatatatttgactaacaaatattaattaatttataaatatatctcatctaaattaaatatttataaaaaaaatatttaactttttattatataaactaaccctaaatcatctatctaaataaatatattaattaatttaaattaaatattttttattagtttacaaataaaataaaaatattataataaaagaaggGAAATGATTTGAACcgatgaaataataaatgaatagaTTCAGCTGATTagattaataatgataataatttgaattgaaagaagggagaatgaaaaaatttgaatgtgaaaaaatttgaatgaagaaaaattaatgaaatgaaattctataaataagttaatgaaatgaaattatgaGTTATTTGCTATTTTACTTGGggttgtagagagagaaaaggtTAAAGAGTTAAGATTttggagaggagaggagaggagaggagagtaGAGTAGAGGAGATGTGAGGAAATGACCCTCCAGATGAATTAATTACGGATGGTGCGGACTATAATTTTAATAGCGCTAGTGacctatttttttaatgacaattatactcttgcgtaacgcaactccagttgcgtgacgcaaccgatatatatatttttttttaattttttttttcgtctcgcggttgcgtgacgcacctggggttgcgtgacgcggttgcgtgacgcaattggagttgcgtgacgcaattggagttgcgtgacgcgattgcgtaacgcaaagggggttgcgtgacgcaactggggcattttcgtccaaaaaatttcataactaaaattttttggaaaataaaaaaataaaaaattacgtcacgcaacctgaggatgcgtgacgcaatagggacattttcgtcagaaaaaaaaaGGAGTCAACATCGCTATTAAAATTATGGGCCCGCACCATCCGTAATTAGGCCAATCTGgtgggtcatttcctcaaatttcccgagaggagaggagaggaataaaatttgaaaaaaataaataaatattcagtTTTTAACTCATCTGGTCGAACAAGTTATggtgaagagagaaaaattaaatacgTTGAAACGAgattttgagaaagtaatgATTACTTTTAGtaagtattaatttatataaataaaatataaaataataatttaaattaaaagttctttttagtatttttattttttttaatgaaaagagtaattaattgaaaaaattaatttgatgaagattaaaataaaaatttattactgAGAACCCGCCTAAAATTCTTCATATATACACTAATTATGGTGACCATGGATAGGATTGAGACAAttctttttgataaatttaaattcagtCAAAATATGTGGGTTATACTCCAAACCCTATACGTCATATTAGATATTATGTCGATTTGACAATTATTTATCGAAACTTATATTGAATAATTCATATTATAtgtgtttgaaattaattttaaaacactgaataaacaaatttaagtaaaaaaataaatataataataatttcaaataagtttgattagaaataaaataaaatcaagtaggtataattataaaagtttttaattgagtataattataaaagtttttaattgattatagcattcattaatatattatgagTGCAGATAAGATTGATTCAGTTATTTAATAGGCCTTATACGTTTATACACAATTAAGATTACATCTGACTCTATAAtgacaatcattttttttattcaaattggGTTGGTATAATAGTTAGGTGGTtgaattacaaataatatttcaattaataaaaaaatgtcactCAAAACAATTTGTACATGCTTGAGAACATcaattactattttattattgagtTAGGAGTTTTATCCTTTTCCTTTATGTCACGACTAAAGGTATACTTGACAACTCTATCAACCCCCTCCCACTTCTATCAGATTTGAGCCTCAAAATTCTTTTTTCTCGGAATTTGCGTTCAACCCACACATCCTTAAAGTTTTATATAAGTCGAGCTCAAACGAGTAGCGTCCCTATATCATGTAGTGTTCTTTAAGTTATTTGGTTCAAACATTCAGTCAATCCTAGAATGTTTTGTTTTGTCATTGAAACCAAACCAGATACATTGTCCTTATTAACATCTAAGGCCTACTAGCAATAGAGAGAAGacctaatattaattttctaggTTGACTTCCTTTTTACATCAAAAAAAACTTGTGTGAACATTATTTATCTTCAATATCCACCTATCACATCCCCATCAAAGTATTTCCTTATGAATTATTCTTCTTTAAATGACATTTGAAATGTTGTCATCACTCAAATGGTCTTTGGTTCTACCCATGGACAAGTTTCTTGaataatcaaatttcaaataaactcataTCTCCTAAGATCATTATGAAGTACCAATTTCAATATGAAATTACAGCAAAAGTGCACAATTCCATGTGCTTAAAGCTGAAATCTTTGATAGATGAAACTTTGAAGATTTTTGCAGATATGGAGTCTGCTAGGCCAGGGTGTAAATCAGGAATAGAAGCTCTTTGCTCTATACAAACTTCTATTGAGAAGGCTAAGTTGCTTATTCTTCATTGTTCTGAGTCCAGTAAACTTTACCTGgtcaattttctttatttatttctatgtTTGTTTGGAGATTTTTCATTTGTAAAAttgattgaataaatattaattttcaggCTGTTATGGGGAATAAGATAAAGTTGAGATGCCAGAGAATAAGGGATTCTCTTCAATTTTGTTTAAGCCAGATTCAAAAAAAGGTCCCCTGCTtattggctgaacaggtttgatcatttaataactttatacctcaatcaataatttcaaataGATTGGATTGCAATAATTTTATCTtcgagaaaatatataaattcttttttttaaatattttttttcaagtttctTGCCAAGGTGTTTATTTTAGGGGTGTTTGTGAGTTGGTTCGGatctttcataaaaaaaaaaacatgtatatTCATTTATACTAAATCCAATATTAATAACTAGCCCTACATGGAAATAATTTGGTTGATTTAAATATAGATTGAGTTGGTCATTTATTGAGATACtcatataaaattttctttataaaagaaaattaaaattatataacaataaatttaataacatttatatatattacataatttaatttattgttttttaaacatataacattttttttataatatattagaagAAAACTAGCATGACCCTAATAACATTCACTTTATTTAAGGTTAGAGTTTACAGATTAATCTAGAATAGaattatacaaattattcaaataacaatatatttttaattattttttactaaattgtattttatccaaataaattttgatgttttttttttttattttgtatcaaATAGGGCATAaccagttttatttattaacaatcAAATCTTTTAAACTTAATCAATCAGAAAGTttgaaataaaaacataattaaatatgttatttttaaaaataaataaatttatagctAATAAATAGACTTAATTGACTACATCGGGCTTCTAattattatagataaaaaaagtttttaattataaaaaaacattttaaatttaacattggAATTAAGtggttaatattatttatataagtgtAAGGTAATGTAAGAATATATACTTATTGATCCAGAAATTTAAATTAGGGTGACCttaagtttttataaatattatgaatgaaagGGTAACatatgtttttatgtttttccatatatttttttaaattagagaaataaatatttaaataaattaaaaaaaaataaaaaattaggttattGTTTCACATTTTTAGTATaattcttttattctttttttctttttcggGTGGTTTGAGAACATATTTTACAAATGAGTCAAACCAGTTCGAGCTCGACttggttaaatatttattatttcgactcgaaaaacttgaactaaaattaaatttttaaatatgtgtacaaaaagtatttattttaaattttagattgtaataataaaataaataaaaaaatacaatatttatcattaagCTCAAAAAAGTTGACAAATTATAAAcaagtattatatgagctcgaactcgaatattaaacgagcgaCTCGGCCTTGATTTAAACTTAGTTAAAGTCAAACTCAAGTTTTGACTGAACGGGCTCACGAGCAGCCGTCCTAATCTTAGCCCTAACCTAAATTCCTAATCTTAGCCCTAACCTAAATTCGTCTATGCATACTCACAAATTCATACCGATAAACACTAATTTGACCTTTTAGATATGTTTTGAAATTGAATGAATGCAGATACAAAGAATTGTTCATGAGCTTAGTATCTCAAATTTCACACTAGAATACTCAGAAGATGAAGCTGGAAAAGTTTTAATATCACTAATGAGAAAAGACATTACAGCATCAAAAGCCTTAAACATGATTGAGCTTCAATCTTATCAAATGGTGGTTACAAGTTTAAGAATCACATCTTCAGTTGCAGTCCTAACAGAGAGAAGATGTATCAGAATGTTATTAGACAAGATCAAAGACTCAGAATTACCCAAGAAGAAGATACTCAAATACTTCTTATATCTCATGAGAAAGTATGGCAAACTATTCATTGGAGAACTTCAAACAATAAATGAAGGAACAGAAACTTCAAATGGTCTCATTTCTCAAGTTCTATCTCACAATAACATTGATCCTCCCATTGAATTCAAATGCCCAACCTCGGCCAATTTATCGAATCATGGTTCTACAGCTAGCAATTTTACTTTTGTCGACGACTTACAACTCGATGTCAGCAATGTCTCGTTTCAATCTTCAGATACTGATCATTCTGGAATTCAAATCAACCCTGACTTTGAATCTTTCCATCAGTTTGAGTTAGGCAAGGAAATTACTCAAGAAGCTCTTCAAGTAATGGAAATTGTTTCATCCCAGAACTTTTCTCAACCTGGATTAATAGTAGCCTCTGGAATTCTTATTGTGCTTCTTGAAGCCCTTCATGAAGAAAATAAGCCTGATTGCAAACTTTATGCAATGAAAATCATCTGTCAGTTGTCATCAAACAATGATATTGGTCATCACATGGTACATTTGGATTACATAGCTAAAATTGCTCTGTTTTTGAATGATCATGATTTTGCTCTATATTCCATTGAAATTCTGAGAAATTTGTGTTTGATTGAAGAAGCTATACCTGTGATAGCTGAAAGCGATGATTGCATTTCTGGCATTGCCGAGGTTCTCGGTTTTGGGACTAAGGAACAAAAACTTGCCATTGAAGTTCTGTATTCATTGTGCTATAATTTCAATGAGCAGGTAATGAAAAgtgatattatattatctttGATGAATGTATATGTAAATGGGGATGATAGTTTGAAGTATGCTGCTCTGGATTTGCTTCAGCTCTCAAGCAAAGTCCCAAAGAGAGAGCCATAAGAGTTCAAATTAAGACTGGCTTTTGTCTGTGGAGTGATGTTTTGAATCATATGGCtttttttgaaaaggaaatTGTACATTTGTATAAGAGATATGAGTTCATTTCTATTAGTTGACTTGTCTTTAGTTAGTCTTGTATCTTGAGGTTtgaaattgttatatatataccaaGGTAAGATCATTCATTTGCTCATGTTGTTTATTTTGCA is drawn from Impatiens glandulifera chromosome 3, dImpGla2.1, whole genome shotgun sequence and contains these coding sequences:
- the LOC124930594 gene encoding U-box domain-containing protein 5-like, with the translated sequence MKYQFQYEITAKVHNSMCLKLKSLIDETLKIFADMESARPGCKSGIEALCSIQTSIEKAKLLILHCSESSKLYLAVMGNKIKLRCQRIRDSLQFCLSQIQKKVPCLLAEQV